From a single Brassica napus cultivar Da-Ae chromosome C9, Da-Ae, whole genome shotgun sequence genomic region:
- the LOC106363405 gene encoding uncharacterized protein LOC106363405, with product MDKALMAMSLEEEDEPFNLPDLPEFSSVERNYLSLIGRILNPDCQKMRSLILDMPRKWQKVGKCRGVALSRDKFQFIFDNEYDLLDVLDKGVHTYNEWTLVIQRWVENPPEDYLQYIPLWVQIRQLPVNYYTAEAISSLGDLVGKVDVVAFDPNKVQVQNFVRVKVFFDVSRPLRKEKVVNLPKGGSATIMFSYERIQKRCYECQRLNHECEVCPLWIRKRQWQADDRKAFGSFMKPIKPLVITNNDPLYGVLKEEQVGINPATGRPRIAADVLEAMRQYLLVSNVDERRITNNLDKGKGRVFDYEDICSESSPVVLENVVHSLKLMESAIRAGSADDSRMFMESRKSGSAFDRIEDQFNLYQCSSSVKRDSLSIAHSSGTITGNCGSSRRRPTRNKRILIAKKAGKPSGNAEKKQGLDFGVMVKRKSEELVFGPSKVAKRTSNEVTPNEGSPES from the exons ATGGATAAAGCTCTTATGGCTATGTCCTTGGAGGAAGAGGACGAGCCGTTCAATCTCCCTGATCTTCCAGAGTTTAGTTCGGTTGAAAGGAACTACCTTAGTCTTATTGGTAGAATTCTAAACCCAGACTGTCAAAAGATGCGAAGTTTGATCTTGGATATGCCAAGGAAATGGCAGAAGGTTGGTAAATGTAGAGGTGTTGCTCTATCAAGGGATAAGTTCCAATTTATCTTCGATAACGAGTATGATTTGCTTGATGTGTTGGACAAAGGAGTTCATACTTACAACGAATGGACCTTGGTGATTCAAAGATGGGTTGAGAATCCTCCTGAAGATTATTTGCAATATATTCCTCTTTGGGTTCAGATTCGTCAACTTCCAGTTAATTACTACACAGCTGAAGCTATTTCTTCTCTTGGAGATTTGGTTGGGAAGGTTGATGTAGTAGCCTTTGATCCTAATAAGGTTCAAGTTCAGAACTTTGTCAGAGTTAAAGTGTTTTTTGATGTCTCAAGACCTCTTCGTAAAGAAAAGGTGGTTAATTTACCGAAGGGTGGGTCTGCGACAATTATGTTTTCTTATGAAAGAATTCAAAAGCGCTGCTATGAGTGTCAGAGGTTGAACCATGAATGTGAGGTTTGCCCTTTATGGATTAGGAAAAGACAGTGGCAGGCAGATGATAGAAAAGCTTTTGGTTCGTTTATGAAGCCTATCAAACCTTTGGTCATTACCAATAATGATCCCTTATATGGCGTTCTTAAAGAGGAACAAGTTGGCATTAATCCTGCCACTGGAAGACCTAGAATAGCTGCAGATGTGTTGGAAGCGATGAGGCAATATCTTCTAGTGTCGAATGTTGACGAACGAAGA ATTACAAACAACTTGGATAAAGGAAAGGGGAGAGTGTTTGATTATGAGGATATCTGTTCGGAGTCGTCTCCTGTGGTTCTGGAGAACGTTGTTCATTCTCTTAAATTGATGGAATCTGCAATCAGAGCAGGCTCAGCAGATGATAGTAGAATGTTTATGGAATCAAGGAAATCTGGTAGTGCTTTTGACAGAATTGAAGATCAATTCAACCTGTACCAGTGTAGTTCGTCGGTTAAAAGAGACAGCTTGTCTATAGCTCACTCTTCCGGAACTATAACTGGTAATTGTGGTTCTTCTAGGAGAAGGCCGACCAGAAACAAAAGGATCCTAATTGCGAAGAAGGCAGGAAAGCCTAGTGGTAATGCAGAGAAAAAGCAAGGTTTGGATTTTGGAGTTATGGTTAAAAGGAAATCGGAAGAACTTGTTTTTGGTCCATCTAAAGTCGCAAAGCGCACTTCAAATGAGGTGACCCCGAATGAGGGATCGCCTGAATCCTGA
- the LOC106364810 gene encoding 40S ribosomal protein S23-2-like, protein MAASSVLLIDSGSMLGRTSRSDNLRSTPAIFVVLPRKIEPVKRDEQTVNRSMMNLRWSFDLLSGLFIVVSGDDMIQKAKRGMEAKQPNSGICKCARVQLVKNGKKVAAFVPNDDEVLISGFGRKGHAVGDIPGVRYKVVKVSGVLLSALYKDKKEKPRS, encoded by the exons atggCAGCCTCCTCTGTCCTCCTCATAGATTCTGGTTCGATGTTGGGAAGAACGTCTAGATCCGATAATCTTCGATCTACACCAGCCATATTTGTGGTTCTTCCCAGAAAGATCGAACCGGTTAAAAGAGATGAACAAACAGTGAACCGAT CCATGATGAATCTGAGATGGAGTTTTGATCTTCTTTCTGGTCTTTTTATTGTTGTATCTGGTGATGATATGATACAGAAAGCGAAGAG AGGAATGGAGGCTAAGCAGCCAAACTCTGGTATATGTAAGTGTGCTAGAGTACAACTTGTCAAGAATGGAAAGAAGGTTGCTGCTTTTGTCCCCAACGAT GACGAGGTTTTGATCTCTGGATTTGGGCGTAAGGGTCATGCTGTGGGAGATATTCCAGGAGTAAGGTACAAGGTCGTCAAGGTTTCTGGTGTTTTACTCTCTGCTCTCTACAAGGACAAGAAGGAGAAGCCAAGGTCTTAA
- the LOC125593208 gene encoding probable disease resistance protein At5g63020, with product MEVTCLGADEAWDLFREKVGEVTLESHPDIPALARIVVERCRGSPLAVSVIGVAMAGKSLVQEWRYAVDALTLSAAKFSGMEDEILPVLKFSYDSLKDERVKLCFQYCALFRKGEHIWKDHLVEYWVDEGIIDGKEDRYRAEEECYDIIRYLVRACLLVEHQYGNAVTMPSLVRELALWVASNFGEEKENFIVKPNENLGEVPNVKDWGQVSRMSLSENKIKKISCSPVCPKLRTLLLGSNNLEKISSGFFMCMPNLVVLDLAANIGLRELPDGISRLISLQYLDLSHTDIKQLPLASLKELKRLQHLNLEFTGFLKEISGISSLSNLQVLKLYASFDLDINLVEELQLLKHLKVLTVSGGDAYVWEQLMSNPRLASCTRNMYFYKCEAGETGISIAATSSRLEDLTMHESNIREIKIDQSSPKTMCNFQYLVKVEISECQGLLDLTWLLFAPNLGWLDVNESPQIEEIISKEKAARFMNGEADETMMPFLNLKHLDLAYLDQLSSIYWSPLSFPCLMKISIFGCPNLLRLPLGSSSANGCNLVIHGEEEWIEELQWDEEDTKEQFTLKGRKSEPVAAYPQNQSELEMLRKRVVDLEEENRSIKQRLERIERFLWQQQQLQQARAHQQPTTGMLPPQTVIHQQRQSQRTPPDMPSKLDK from the exons ATGGAAGTAACATGTTTGGGAGCAGATGAAGCATGGGACTTATTCCGCGAGAAAGTTGGTGAAGTGACCTTAGAAAGTCACCCTGACATCCCTGCGCTGGCGAGAATAGTTGTTGAAAGATGCAGAGGCTCACCACTGGCAGTTAGCGTTATCGGCGTGGCTATGGCAGGCAAGAGCTTGGTGCAAGAATGGAGGTATGCAGTCGACGCTTTGACTTTATCTGCGGCTAAGTTTTCAGGTATGGAAGATGAGATCCTTCCGGTTTTGAAGTTTAGCTACGATAGTTTGAAGGATGAGAGAGTGAAACTGTGTTTCCAATATTGTGCTTTATTCCGTAAGGGTGAACACATATGGAAAGATCATTTGGTAGAGTATTGGGTAGATGAAGGCATTATAGATGGGAAAGAAGATAGATACAGAGCAGAAGAGGAGTGCTACGATATAATAAGATACCTCGTTCGTGCTTGTCTATTGGTTGAGCATCAATATGGCAACGCAGTGACCATGCCTAGCCTGGTTCGTGAGCTGGCCTTGTGGGTAGCATCAAATTTTGGGGAGGAGAAAGAAAACTTTATTGTGAAACCCAATGAAAATCTTGGTGAAGTTCCAAATGTCAAGGACTGGGGACAAGTGAGTAGGATGTCATTGTCGGAAAATAAGATCAAGAAAATAAGTTGCAGTCCAGTTTGTCCTAAGCTTAGAACCCTGTTACTCGGGTCTAATAACCTGGAGAAGATCTCAAGTGGGTTCTTTATGTGTATGCCTAATCTTGTGGTTTTGGATCTAGCAGCAAACATTGGCCTCAGAGAGCTACCTGATGGGATTTCTAGGCTCATCTCTTTGCAGTATCTCGACTTGTCACATACAGATATAAAGCAACTGCCTCTAGCAAGTTTAAAAGAGTTGAAAAGGCTTCAACACCTGAACCTTGAGTTTACAGGCTTCCTCAAAGAAATTTCTGGGATATCAAGTTTATCTAACTTGCAAGTTTTGAAGCTCTATGCTTCCTTTGATTTAGATATCAATCTCGTGGAGGAACTACAGCTTCTGAAGCATTTAAAAGTCTTAACAGTCTCTGGAGGTGATGCCTATGTCTGGGAACAGTTGATGAGTAATCCTAGATTAGCTAGTTGCACTCGCAATATGTATTTTTACAAATGTGAAGCAGGAGAAACTGGCATATCAATTGCAGCGACTTCTAGTAGGCTTGAAGACCTTACAATGCATGAGTCGAACATAAGAGAGATAAAGATTGATCAGAGTAGTCCAAAAACCATGTGCAACTTCCAGTACCTTGTCAAAGTGGAGATAAGTGAATGCCAAGGTCTGCTGGACTTGACGTGGTTGCTCTTTGCTCCGAATCTTGGTTGGCTAGATGTTAACGAATCACCGCAAATCGAAGAAATAATAAGCAAAGAGAAAGCTGCCAGGTTTATGAATGGTGAAGCAGATGAGACTATGATGCCCTTTCTCAATTTGAAACACCTTGATTTAGCTTATCTGGACCAACTGAGTAGCATCTACTGGAGTCCTTTGTCTTTTCCATGCCTAATGAAAATCAGTATTTTCGGCTGTCCGAATCTCTTGAGACTACCTCTTGGTTCCAGCAGCGCCAACGGCTGTAACCTTGTCATTCATGGAGAGGAAGAGTGGATAGAGGAGCTTCAATGGGACGAGGAAGATACTAAGGAACAGTTCACCCTGAAAGGTCGGAAG AGTGAGCCTGTGGCTGCGTATCCACAAAACCAGTCGGAGTTAGAAATGTTGAGGAAGAGAGTAGTGGATCTTGAAGAAGAGAACAGATCAATCAAACAACGGCTTGAGAGGATAGAGAGGTTTTTATGGCAGCAACAGCAACTGCAGCAGGCAAGGGCGCACCAGCAACCAACAACGGGCATGCTTCCACCACAAACTGTAATTCACCAACAGAGGCAATCCCAAAGAACACCTCCAGACATGCCATCAAa ATTAGATAAATGA
- the LOC106367635 gene encoding 50S ribosomal protein HLP, mitochondrial-like — protein sequence MAAAFASRLSRGRSLFGGLKNDLSGLMNTSYGMMNEVSLSQQQQRRTFIQMGKVLKVVDNSGAKKVMCIQALKGKKGARLGDTIVASVKEAMPNGKVKKGAVVYGVVVRAAMQRGRVDGSEVRFDDNAVVLVDNKDKKTKTDRQPIGTRVFGPVPHELRKKKHLKILALAQHIA from the exons ATGGCGGCAGCTTTTGCTTCCAGATTATCTCGTG GTCGTTCATTGTTTGGTGGTCTTAAGAATGATTTATCCGGATTAATGAATACCTCCTATGGAATGATGAATGAAGTGAGCCTCTCTCAG CAGCAACAGCGAAGGACATTCATTCAAATGGGGAAGGTTCTCAAAGTCGTGGACAACTCGGGAGCCAAGAAAGTGATGTGTATTCAAGCGCTAAAAGGTAAGAAAGGAGCTAGGCTTGGTGATACGATAGTTGCTTCGGTGAAAGAAGCCATGCCAAACGGTAAAGTGAAGAAAGGAGCGGTTGTGTATGGCGTGGTTGTGCGAGCTGCGATGCAGAGAGGTCGTGTTGATGGAAGCGAAGTTAGGTTTGATGATAACGCCGTTGTTCTTGTTGATAACAAAGATAAGAAGACTAAAACTGATCGCCAGCCGATTGGTACTCGAGTGTTTGGTCCTGTTCCTCACGAACTTCGTAAGAAGAAGCATCTCAAGATTCTTGCTTTGGCTCAACACATTGCTTGA
- the LOC106363404 gene encoding 50S ribosomal protein HLP, mitochondrial: MGTVLKVVDNSGAKKVMCIQALKGKKGARLGDTIVASVKEAMPNGKVKKGAVVYGVVVRAAMQRGRVDGSEVRFDDNAVVLVDNKDKKTKTDRQPIGTRVFGPVPHELRKKKHLKILALAQHIA, encoded by the coding sequence ATGGGGACGGTTCTCAAAGTCGTGGACAACTCGGGAGCCAAGAAAGTGATGTGTATTCAAGCGCTAAAAGGTAAGAAAGGAGCTAGGCTTGGTGATACGATAGTTGCTTCGGTGAAAGAAGCCATGCCAAACGGTAAAGTGAAGAAAGGAGCGGTTGTGTATGGCGTGGTTGTGCGAGCTGCGATGCAGAGAGGTCGTGTTGATGGAAGCGAAGTTAGGTTTGATGATAACGCCGTTGTTCTTGTTGATAACAAAGATAAGAAGACTAAAACTGATCGCCAGCCGATTGGTACTCGAGTGTTTGGTCCTGTTCCTCACGAGCTTCGTAAGAAGAAGCATCTCAAGATTCTTGCTTTGGCTCAACACATTGCTTGA
- the LOC111203885 gene encoding ornithine aminotransferase, mitochondrial-like, with product MVEALGGGVIPVSAVLADKDVMLHIKLGQHGSTFGGNPLASVVATASLDVIEQEKLVKRSASLREELRIQLNEIKKQFSNYIKEVRGRGLFNAVEFNSESLSLVSAYDICLSLKERGVLAKPTHNTIVRSDELREGFKALHDVLEIDLSNLQNTNSGKTPVSHLTECDRCGRNLYA from the exons ATGGTG GAAGCATTAGGTGGAGGAGTGATTCCAGTAAGTGCAGTGCTTGCTGATAAAGATGTGATGCTTCATATCAAACTTGGCCAACACGGAAG CACATTTGGTGGGAACCCTTTAGCTAGTGTTGTCGCTACGGCTTCTTTAGATGTTATCGAGCAAGAGAAACTCGTCAAAAG ATCAGCAAGTCTTAGAGAAGAACTGAGGATTCAACTGAATGAAATCAAGAAACAGTTTTCTAATTACATCAAAGAAGTACGAGGAAGAGGATTGTTCAATGCGGTTGAGTTCAACAGCGAAAGCTTATCTCTAGTTTCGGCTTATGATATTTGCTTGAGCCTGAAGGAGAGAGGAGTTTTGGCTAAACCGACTCACAACACCATTGTCCG CTCTGATGAACTACGAGAAGGCTTTAAGGCTCTTCATGATGTGCTTGAGATTGATCTTTCAAATCTGCAGAACACCAATTCCGGCAAAACTCCGGTTTCTCATTTAACCGAGTGTGATCGCTGCGGGAGAAACCTCTATGCTTGA